The DNA window AATGTGATGGCCAACCACTTGCTCTTGTTACCATGGGTCAATTCTTGAGGAAAAATGGTTGGCCCACAGGACCCAACTGCGAAGATGTGTGTAGAGATCTTAGACGTCATCTGGAGCAGGATGATACATTGGAGAGAATGCGAAGGGTGCTTATCCACAGCTTCTCTAGTCTTCCTGGCCATGGTCCCAAAGCCTGCCTTTTGTATTTTGGTATGTTTCCATCTGATCATCCCATAAAGAGGAAGAGGCTGCTGAGGCGATGGTTAGCAGAGGGATTTGTAGAAGCACAGCCTTCATCTAGTGAAAATTTTAACACCCTCATAGACCGGAACATTATTGAGCCCATCAGCATATGTAACGATGATCAGGTAAAGACATGCAAAACATATGGCATGATGCGTGAGTTCATTTTGCTAATGTCCACCTCCCAGGATTTCATCACCCTACTTTCTGGCAATAAAGTTGAACGCAAATATGTGCGTCGGCTTTCCCTCCATCACCATAGTGCTACAAGTGGCAGCTCTTTGGACATGGACTTATCTATTGTCAGATCTCTGATGGTTTTCGGGGAGGCTGGCAAAACTATTTTGAGTTTCCCAAAGTACCAGCTGCTGAGAGTCTTGGATCTTGAACAATGTACCGACCTGGAAGATGACCAcctcaaagacatatgcaacctttTTCTTCTGAAATATCTAAGCCTTGGGGAAACTGTTACCAGTCTTCCAAAGGAGATAGAAAAATTGAAACTTTTGGAGGCACTTGATTTGAGAAGAACAAAGGTGAAAATACTACCTATAGAGGTCCTCCTGCTCCCCTGTTTACTCCATCTGTTTGGAAAGTTTCAACTTTCTGATAAAGTCAAGATAACAAGTGACATCCAGAAGTTTTTCTTGACTGAACAGAGTAACTTAGAGACATTTGCAGGATTTGTCACGGATGGGTTTCAAGGATTTCCACAAATCATGAATTACATGACGAATTTGAGAAAGCTTAAGATATGGCTTGAGAGGAGTGAGAGAAGCACCAACTTCACCGATGTTGTGAATGCTGTCCAAAAGTTCGTCCATGATGACAAAGAAGAGAGCAATGATCCCCGTTCTCTATCACTTCATTTCGATGACGGCACTGAAAACATCCTGAACTCTTTGAAGGCTCCTTGTTACCTTAGGTCATTGAAGTTAAAGGGGACTTTGCTGGAACTTCCCCAGTTTGTCATATCGATGCGGGGTCTCCGGGAGTTGTGCCTTTCATCAAAGAAATTGACAGCGGGCCTCCTTGCAGCATTGGCTAACTTGAAAGACTTGCAGCATCTCAAGCTGATTGCGGATGTGCTTGAAGATTTTATCATTGAAGATCAGGCATTCCCCGGGCtgctacacctgtgttttgtccTGCAACGTGCCACGTTACCAACAATTGAAGAAGGAGCTTTGCCATACCTCATCTCACTTAAGCTAATCTGCAAAGACCTAGTTAGTCTTGCTGACATCGAAATCAACCGCCTCATATGTGTCAAGGAAGTCAGTCTAGATCATAGAGTCGCTCCGGAAACAAGAGAAACCTGGGAAAAAGCTGCCAAGGAGCATCCAAACAGGCTAAAAGTATTGTTGGTCAACGCAACTGATGAAAGCGAAAGTGAGGCTGCAGACTGTTCTGTTGCTTCAATGCCAGCTGTGAGTGAGGCTAAGGAAACTTCTCCCACATCAGAGGTTGCTGTACAAGAGTATGACATTCAGATGAAAGTTAACCAGGGGCCGCCTGCTGCTCCTGAGAAACAGAAGAATTGTGCAGATCAGCCAAGTTCAAAAGATGAACGGAACCCTGCTTTCAGTAATATTGGTTTCCCAGAGGTCGCGCGTGGTTTAACCGAGTTGTCAATTGCTCAGAATGGAAATGTGTCTTCTTACACCTATTGATCCATGATTGCCCATGGTCAGTTTGGTTGCACCTACAGCCCATTACTATGAGGCTAGTATCATGTAAATTACAGATCTTTTGTTGTTAAGGCCATAAATTGCAGATTATGGCACAGCAAGCTGGTACGTCTCAACAATggcattatttttttttctcTGTACGAATCTATACAGTGTCATCACTCTTTGCAATTATTGTTGCAATTTTTATACAAATATGGTGATGACATGTGATTTTGACTTTGCAGCATATATGAAAGCAACGTTTTTAGTTGCTGAGTTGCTAGAATATCGATGCAACTTCAGTTTACTCGAAGGCTACAGGGATCTCATAACAAGGATAGTAGAAGATAATTTGCGATTGTTTCCTTCTGTGTCACTGAAAAGCCTTTTGTAACAATAAAGCATACCTTTGCTCTCTGCTTTTTTTTTTAAAGTTGCTTCAGATGATAGGTTCACGGTTGGGCTTGGACTTTATTACTATTGGTGATTTTGTTGTTATATAATGCTAAGTGAATTCTCCACTTGTTGCGGGAATTGGGAGGTTGTTTTTATATGAATGAATGCTGAGGGTAAAGGAGTAACGACATAGATAATAGCAATAACTATTATGCAGTTGCTGATGAAAAGAATTTGAGCACTGTAGCCAGGCTGAGCGGCCGAGTAGGTGCTCGCCAGGCACCGCACGGTGGGCGCCTAGCTACAGTACTCGGCCGCTACAGTACTCGCGCCAGCTATAGCACCGTTTTCCGGATTTTTGGTGTCGTGTTGTTTTTCGTCGTTTGTGGCGTCCCACCGTGTTCCTCGTGAACATCCAGCCACCAGTTAGCTCGAGGGCATCACGTTCGCAGTGTTTaatgcttttggtgatgatttaAGGATAGCGACCATTTCGAGAGAAATTTTGATTCGGCTCCTATTCACCCTCTCTCTGGTCGCCTAGTTCGGTTCTTCAGAAGAAAATCCTGATTGTCCAGTCTTGAGAGTAAAATCTTTTTCAACACAGTGCAGTATTTCCACCTGCAGCCAAGATGAGTCAGATGTAGGGAAGAGCTTACCAATTTCCGTTATATTTATAGATTTGGAAATACCTTATTACTTATCCTAAACTTGTTTTGCAAAATCCATCCATATTATTCCTCTTGTGTTGAGTTTGACTCCTGTTGCATAGGTAACCGCGAATACCCTGGAGCTGAGGCGAAACTTAAAGGATACTCTTCGTAACAAGCAAGACCTTATAAAAAGTGGAGCCTGTAAACATGACGCGGTTAGTATAGCGCCTATTTGAGTAAATATTTCGCATATTTGCTAAGTTTGACATGCCATTGCAGATAAGATTGGGATTGGCGGGGTGGAAATCTCGATTCTACAGGGAAAAGTTTGGTGTGGAAAAATCTAATGAAGTTAAGAAGCTGAAGAATCACATGGTTATGATTTTTCCTGTTTGTCTGTGCAAATAAATTTTTAGTACCACCGGTGGGCGTTCTGAAGAGACAACATCAGATTGTGTTAACTTTCTTTATCACTGGCTTAATTTAGGTACAAAAGTATCTGGAAGGACTTTGTTGGGTGCTGCGGTACTATTTTGcagatgtgccatcatggagctggTAGGATGTACATATTTATGATCTGAGCTTTCATTTGTCCTTGTATATCCATATATACACTGTACTCGTATGCTTTCATCGTCTGAAATTTGAATGATGAATAGTAAAAAAATTGATAATCTTGATAAATAGTTCCACGTAAGTGATATGTGACTGCTAATTCTAATtgatatattatatatatgaactagcaaATGTTTCCATTCTATAATGTCTATTTTGTTTTCTGCAGGTACTACCCCTTCTATTATGCTCCTTTCGCATCTGATTTTAAAGGACTATCTCAGTTCAAGATATCTTTCACCGCTGACAAGCCACTAAGACCATTCGATCAGCTCATggcagttcttccaaaggaaagGCACGTGAAATGTTCTCTGTTTTATAATGCACATTCTTCATTGCAATCTATTAATTGAAGTTTTAAGTTTATTTTCTTTTGCAGCTCATGTGCACTACCAAAGTGTTACAGAGAACTGATGGAAAATGAAGAGTCTTTGATACAAAAATTCTATCCCTCTGAATACCATATTACAGAACTAAACGGGCATTTATTTTTCTCACCAGATCTACAGATTGATGCCCATGGGAAACGTTTCTTGTGGCAAGTTTAAGACTAGGTTACTCATATTTTGACGCAAATTGGCTGGGTGGTGTATGATCTTAGCCATCACTTTTCAGTTGGGAAAAAGTCTAAATAACCCCCTGACGTTTGCTGGTTGTCTACTTAATCCCCTCACCTATAAAATCATGTATTGAACACCTTAAACTATTAAAAGCCACACATATAACCCCCTAGAATGGTTTCACCACATAGGATAGAGTTGCCAATCTGGAGCTATGGCCCACTTGTCGGTCACTCTTATTCATCCACCCACCCCTTTCTCTTTACTAGAACCGGCGGCCGGCACTCGCCGATATTCTCCGTCTTCTCCTTGCACTGTTGCACAACCAGGTGGTCCTAAGTACATGCCTCGTGGAGGTGATGTTGAGCCCTAGACAGGGCGGCCATGTCGGAGGTGGCTGCATCGTCCTCGTCACCCGCGGTCGTGGCTGCTGCAAAAGTGTCGTGCACCTCGCGCTGGCCACTGTGGAGCACGAGCAGAGAACCTGGAGGTAGGCAGCAGACGAAGAGGAATGAGTGGTCCGCATGACAGATACGGAGGCCATCGAACCCGGCGAGCGTGGTGTCCGCGCGAAGGTCCGCTCTGCAGCTGCTACGCCACAACAGAGAAAGGGCGAGGAGGCTTACTCGGATCTACGGTTACAGAAAGGTAATCTACGATCCtaacattggtatcagagccaggttgccgCTGtgttaccctaaccctagccgggtAAAAGCAAACAGAAAGAGAGACCGGGGTGGCGGATCTCAATGTATAccggtcaccaccaccaccgcgcgggggggggggggggggggggaagatgCCGTGCCACCGTTCTCACCGGCGCACGGCAAGAACAGAACAAATCCAATTCGGATCtaaggaaagaagaagaagacctaaccctaattttaaccccatcccaaatcgggttaatcccaaaagaagaaggggaagggggaagaaggggaaggaatcAGTCTCGGGGAAGAACAGTGAACCCTAGCAACTCGATCTCGAATCAAAACAGATCgggttgaaccctaaccctaactcgcatggAGAAAGGGAAAAGGCGAAagccattcggatgaactccgaaaagaaaaagaaatcaaaagaaaagtgcAAATCTCGAACCCTAAccccaatcggttgaatccgTAGAAAGAAGTAgattcaaaagaaaagaaagggaaGAGGGGATAATCTCACTGATCTCGAATCAAACCAAAAGAAAACATGaatcgggttcaaccgaaccctaaccctagatctccttttcgggtgaacaagcgaaaagaaaagaaagcagATACAACTCAAATCggagaaggggaaaaggagaCAAACCCTGCCGTGCGTCGGGATGGCTCTTcgtcggcgcgggagaagaagggccGAGCCGGGGGGCAGCTGCTCgctgggctcggccaagggggcgccgcggccaggccgctcgacggcggcgtgctcacccgttggggagcacgcgcgccggcgagggggccagcgacggcgccatggATCGCCCGCTCCACCGCCTTCGAGTCGCTCTCGGTTGCGCTCGCCTCGCTGCTGtgtgaggagagaagagagagagcgaagagagagaaaggaaagaatCGAATGGCCTCTAGGGTTTGAGGACCGCGGCCGGAGAAGGCTTTTATTCGGCCGAAACGAACGGATGGCCGTCGGATGAGATCTGACGACGATGGAAGCACGGGCCGCATcgtggcccaggcgggcgcgcgggcgcgtggagctttgccggcccaggcccaggttgcggcctgggtgcagcCTGCGCGCGCGCGGTGAGCTGGGCCGGACCGGCTTTTGCTGGTTTTGGGCCGAGAGAGGCAGAATGAGCCcgtattttcttttttctttttcctggaaaattgaaaatgcaaattggctcaaaagaaaaaatatataaaataaaaaaagtaatttttccctgtgggtaaaattcaagaaattgagtaagagtttttccgctgctaaagaaaaagtatattctccagttatattgtaccaacgtgatatttaattggagaaaaagaaagtttttccgctgctaaagaaaatgtttattctccagttatttgaACCAATGTGacatttaattggagaaaaagagttttgacatgattatgatgttgttattttctgaccaacgttgttaataacaatatcataattttaatgatttatgcattaattctacttctgcccaacagtgatgtggaattagtgtataagaacagttgtaaaattttaatgatttatgcattaattctatttctgcccaacggtgatgtagaattagtgtgtaagaacaattgtgaattttaatgattttatacattaattctatttctgtccaacggtgatgtagaattagtgtatacgaacagttgtatgttttgattttgaccaacgttggaatcaaggcatgcaaatggtgttatttttatgttaagaaaatgtTTGACCTggtttcatcttggctgaggtggactgggtagtcacctcaccgtgtcccactaagTATGTggtaccggtgagggagacaaaagagaatgatgccgattaggcaactaaagaaatggattttgaatcacaaaatatGTCATATGACTttaagcataggaagtgggtcactaccaacatgaaatgtttggctgtgataaagaacacgattgagcctgcaactGTGgactcaatcctagagtgtgacacggtcaccgagtacctcgatagaataaagagtcagttcactggctcttcaaagatatatgttacccagctgataaagcagctggtgacagagagttactctggaaatgatggcataagagagctcaagatgcgtcgtcgaaattatggcactgtcgttcaggccatatttcgagagggagaatagaaagactagttaagaatgatatccTTCCTCCATTAGATCTCTCAGATTtatagatttagaacaatgcagagaatgcataaaaggaaagtatgtaaagaaagataacaaacgaagcgcaggaattttatagattattcacacagacatctgtggtcattttcctgtaaagagtgtggatggttatgattcgttcataacattcacaaatgattactcccattatggctatatttatccaatcaaagaaagaacagaagcattggataaatttaagatattaaagattaagatagtcaggtctgaccgtgggggagtattacggtcggcataccctaaaagaatgacatagtagcccagtattctacaccgggcgaacctcagcagaatagagtagctaaaagaatcaatcgtaccctgatggatatggtgggcagtatgataagttactccaccttacagttgagcctgtggatggaggcgttaaaaccgccattcatattctcaatagagtatcaagaaagtcggtgtccaaaacaacatatgagttgtggacagaaagagtaccctcactaaaccacttgcgtgtgtgtggggagctctgctgaggctaaagtattttaacccaaatattgggaagttagatcccaaaatagtaagttgccatttgtttggctacccagaaaagtcaaaaggtttttgttttctactgtccagagagacatacaaaatttgtggaaacgagacacgctgtcttcctagaggatgaattgatgagggggagcatggtagctcgagaaattgaccttgaagtgaagcgggtgtatgcacccactccagtgattcatgagccatttttctcactacctgctgtcgctgcaccgacagtgcaagacactatagtgccagcacctgttgttatcccacatgtggcaacaatgaatgacgatgaggaacctattctttaggatcctatagaacctattgccacacatgacggggagcaacaacagcctcaaacagaacatgtgccaaatgtgaaggcccctagaaggtctcaaagagttagaaaatcagttatttctgctgattatgaagtgtacaacactgaggaatttcaaatggaggatgatcccacctcatttgaagaagccatgaaaagtgatcattcatcaaagtggcttgaggccatggaagatgaaatgaaatctatgaat is part of the Miscanthus floridulus cultivar M001 chromosome 9, ASM1932011v1, whole genome shotgun sequence genome and encodes:
- the LOC136483525 gene encoding 5'-3' exoribonuclease 2-like, which codes for MPLQIRLGLAGWKSRFYREKFGVEKSNEVKKLKNHMVQKYLEGLCWVLRYYFADVPSWSWYYPFYYAPFASDFKGLSQFKISFTADKPLRPFDQLMAVLPKESSCALPKCYRELMENEESLIQKFYPSEYHITELNGHLFFSPDLQIDAHGKRFLWQV
- the LOC136483524 gene encoding disease resistance protein RGA4-like, whose product is MEAALLSGFIKTILPRLFSLVEGKYKLHKGLKSDIKSLEKELRMIAVTIDEQISLGRKDQGAVLSLSIDDLRELAHHIEDCVDRFLYHVTREQQASLFRRTVRSPKTLLSRQRLAAEVQVLKKIPEEAHQREKRYRVFAAAGLSSSTRHAESSSCSSGSDPHTLQADLVGIDGPRDELVQQLTEEAEGLTKQLKVISIVGIHGSGKTVLAREVYESDVGRQFSLRAWVSATDRGPREVLMEILQKFGGPVVDNSSVDQLTVDLRKHLGEQRYFIVIDDMQTDQWSTIEAAFPEDNVVSSRVMVTTTIQSVANACSSSNGYVHKMRRLGNKHSEQLFIKKACPTKYSGYTRPESKEVLKKCDGQPLALVTMGQFLRKNGWPTGPNCEDVCRDLRRHLEQDDTLERMRRVLIHSFSSLPGHGPKACLLYFGMFPSDHPIKRKRLLRRWLAEGFVEAQPSSSENFNTLIDRNIIEPISICNDDQVKTCKTYGMMREFILLMSTSQDFITLLSGNKVERKYVRRLSLHHHSATSGSSLDMDLSIVRSLMVFGEAGKTILSFPKYQLLRVLDLEQCTDLEDDHLKDICNLFLLKYLSLGETVTSLPKEIEKLKLLEALDLRRTKVKILPIEVLLLPCLLHLFGKFQLSDKVKITSDIQKFFLTEQSNLETFAGFVTDGFQGFPQIMNYMTNLRKLKIWLERSERSTNFTDVVNAVQKFVHDDKEESNDPRSLSLHFDDGTENILNSLKAPCYLRSLKLKGTLLELPQFVISMRGLRELCLSSKKLTAGLLAALANLKDLQHLKLIADVLEDFIIEDQAFPGLLHLCFVLQRATLPTIEEGALPYLISLKLICKDLVSLADIEINRLICVKEVSLDHRVAPETRETWEKAAKEHPNRLKVLLVNATDESESEAADCSVASMPAVSEAKETSPTSEVAVQEYDIQMKVNQGPPAAPEKQKNCADQPSSKDERNPAFSNIGFPEVARGLTELSIAQNGNVSSYTY